Below is a genomic region from Miscanthus floridulus cultivar M001 chromosome 1, ASM1932011v1, whole genome shotgun sequence.
CTGAGCAGATGACCGGACGTTTTTTTCCCTATTGGATGCTATTTTAATTGGATCTAACAGACGGTCCAGCAGTTTCTACCTCATATTTCTCTCTTACGTCGCTACTCGTCTTCCCACCGCGGCACTAGGGCGAGGTGTTTGTGGCTGGCGATGCTGTACTCGTCTTTCTCCTTCACTGCTGACCACCTTCCATCACTACCTCTTTCTCCCTCGCAGCCCTGCCTACTTGTGACCGCCAGCAGCAGCCACGCAGACGCCGGCCGCCACGTGTGGCCAAGCGGCCAGGAGAGGTGGCCATCGTAGGCCGGGCCTAGGCCAGGCGCAGGTGCAGCTGGCCGCTGTCAGGCTGCGCCACCATCCTCGGCCGCTGGCTTGACAGAGTCGTTCTCCCGCTCTGTGTTGCGTCGTAtggaagaagaaggatgaaaacCGTAtcttgcaagagtatgtttcaagtgtttcagatgattCAGACGTAttttgcaagtgttgtatatcgatgttgccaaagtagatcgagatgttgcacatgttataatgactatacacgtatgtttcaagcgtatgttccaaatgttttatctgttccagagtatgttgcaagtgttttatctaggtattgcaaaaatagatctggatgttacatatacatgcatgttgtaaGCATATGTTTAAAgtgtttttaagtgtttcaaacatatgttttgcaagtgtttcatctgaatgttgcatatgtctgCAACGGTTTTCAAAAGTTTTTAAGGCGTTTTcataagtgtttcagacgtttgtttcaaatgtttcatctatcttcttttacATATTATAACTGTTGCATCCGGATATTTTTAAAAATAGATCGATTATTGCACATGCGATTTGTACGTGGAATCGGAATTCTGGCTGGATCTCTCTAGTGTCAGTCCTTAGCAAGAAGAGAAATCAGCTACGTCTACGGTGTACGGGTACCGGGTCCCAACTCCAAACAGACCTCAGGAACGAACCGCCTTGATCCGTTGGGCCCCTGCCGCTCTCTCGGACACAGCTCAGCCCACCCCAGCCCAGGCCACTCGCGACCCGCAGCGCTTCTCCTCCTTTCCTCGTCCACCCGGCCATCTCCGCAGCCACTAACCCGCAGCCCAGCACCGGCCGCTCCACGCCTCCCCACCTCCCTCGTTTCGGTCCGAGCACATCGCCTCCGCCGCTTCGTCGCCGTCGAGGTCGCACCACCATGGCGGCGCTCCTAGCCCGGCAGGCAGCGCAGGCGCTGCGCGCGAGGCAGACGGTACGAATCCCTAGCCCTTTCCGCCTGTGCCCGGCGCTTCCTGAGTCCAGATCCCCTCTATCCGCTCGCGGATTCTCAGATCGAGAGCCTTGTGACTCTGTGGTGCCGGTGTTTGTTCCAGGCGCAGCTCGGGCCGGCCGCGTCGGCGATGCAGGGGCACCTCCGTACCTACGTGAACGCGGGGATTCCCAAGCGGTTCAAAGGTCACTGCTCTCCCCCCTTTCTACTGGGCTGTTTGCCAGTATTTGTACCACAAAAATAATGCGATTCATGTTGCGCTGGTCACCTATATGTTCAGAGTAGTGTGCAAGAGCACTGAATTACGGGATGTATGAAACTGTTTGGTCTTGGGttattgattgattgtgtgtcattCAAGTTTCAATCAACATGACATGCTCACATAGGACAGACTGGTGAACTTGAAATCAGAAATTGATGAGGATAATTCAGCCCAGTTCTATATGAGTGTCTGGTTTGCAACTAGTCGTCTGTTGATGAGTTTTAGTACCTTCGGCAGTGTGAAAGAGCAGTATATGAAACTTTTCAGGATGAGTTTTGGGTTACCAGTTAAATTTGACTTTCAAGTTTCAGCCAACACGAAATTCTCAAATATGAAGTTGTGCCCTGCCATCTTGGTTTATTTAAGTGATTAGGCAGATTACTATATGAGCTGTATTTATTCACACTTAGATTTCCATGGCCTCCTATGTGTTTGCATACTTAATTTGAATTCACTCAGTGTTACTGTTCTCTGAGTGTTTAATCCTATTTAATGACCAGAGGATGAGGAGAAAGAACAGCTTGCAAAAGATGTCGCAAAAGATTGGAATGCTGGTGAGTTTCTGATGATGTTTTTCTGTGCATTGGACGATTATGGTCATTGGCAATTTTGTTTGTTGCTGCCGGGATATTGTTGCCCCCCTCCCTCTCATTGTGATTTTCTTGTTTCAGTGTTTGAAAGGAGCATCAATACATTGTTTTTGACTGAAATGGTCCGTGGCTTGATGCTAACTCTCAAGTACTTCTTCGAGAGAAATGTTACAGTAAGTGGTGAATTTGGCATATGACGTTATGTGTACTGTAGTTGCATGCTTCCATTGACTGTTTTTATCTCACCACATTGCAGATTAACTATCCATTTGAGAAGGGTCCTCTGAGTCCCCGCTTCCGTGGTGAGCACGCTCTCAGACGTTACGAATCTGGGGAAGAGCGTTGCATTGCTTGTAAACTATGCGAAGCTGTAAGTTGTACTTATGTTTAAAGTTTTCTTACTTCAGATGATGAATATCAAATACAGCCAGGAACCAGTTGTTTTCCTGTCTTTCCCTAATAGTAGTTGTCAAATCAAATATTCAAATCCCAAAAATACCAGTTACCTATTTGTATCTGTGCTGCAGGGTCTGAGATTTTTAGCTAAATTGGAACTCAAAACCCTTAttgtgggtccttttgagttCATAAGAGTTACTATGATTTTAATATTTTAATGTATCTTgccttgaaaatatatttgaaatGTAAGTCACTTGAAAGCAAAATCATTTTTGTCATATTGCTGCCCAATGTTTTAGGTGCTCCTTATCATCTTCCAGTTGTATATGGAGCAAGTTCATATAAGGTGGCCATGGAAATTTTGGAGGGGGCATTATACATTCAATTGTGAAATACCAGCAATTCATGATATGGAGATAAAAATTGATAGGCTCCTTGTCTCCACTAACTCATACTAGATTTACCAAACACTTTGGTAAAAAGTAATATATTAATTGAATATGCTTGCTTCAACATGTGGTGTTTCTGACTAATTTAGTATGGTGAAATGGTCTTTGTTATACTAGTGTAGTGGGGTATGTTTGGCTTATGATGGTTGGATTGTTGATGGTTCTTTAGTAACTAAGGTGGCAGTTATTGATACATAACTCTTGACTATTTGAGCAGATATGCCCAGCTCAGGCAATTACAATTGAAGCTGAAGAACGTGAAGATGGCAGTCGCCGAACCACAAGGTAATCAAAatgaagctctctctctctctctcgtctatAGAACTATGCTTTGCTCACTGTGTTCTGCAATTAAACTTTAATCTGAACTTGTGTTGCTTTTATCTCATCACAGATATGATATTGACATGACCAAATGCATTTACTGTGGGTTCTGCCAAGAGGCTTGCCCAGTCGATGCTATTGTTGAGGGGCCTAACTTTGAGTTTGCTACTGAGACACACGAGGTAAACTACGTGATTCCACTGTAGTTTTTATGTCAAGTTTTTTATGCCTTGCTGCTAAGCCTTGACATGCAAATGATGCAGGAACTACTGTACGACAAGGAGAAATTGCTTGAGAATGGTGATCGCTGGGAGACTGAGATTGCTGAGAACTTGAGATCTGAGAGCCTTTATCGCTGAATCTGTCTTCCATTGTGGTTGATAAACTGGGTTCTTCCATTTTCCATATTTTGGTCAACTAGCTGATGAATAAACAAACTCTATATCATAACTTAGATACCAGGTACCATGTTTTTGTACCTCGGCACCATCTGTCTGTTTTGTTCATTGCCTTGCTAAAGGTGGCACCAAATGTTCTTTAATGGGAAAATTCCTTCTGTAGCACTGAGCTGTTCTCAGTCAGACCTTATTT
It encodes:
- the LOC136477186 gene encoding uncharacterized protein isoform X2, with the protein product MAALLARQAAQALRARQTIESLVTLWCRCLFQAQLGPAASAMQGHLRTYVNAGIPKRFKEDEEKEQLAKDVAKDWNAVFERSINTLFLTEMVRGLMLTLKYFFERNVTINYPFEKGPLSPRFRGEHALRRYESGEERCIACKLCEAICPAQAITIEAEEREDGSRRTTRYDIDMTKCIYCGFCQEACPVDAIVEGPNFEFATETHEELLYDKEKLLENGDRWETEIAENLRSESLYR
- the LOC136477186 gene encoding uncharacterized protein isoform X1, which produces MAALLARQAAQALRARQTAQLGPAASAMQGHLRTYVNAGIPKRFKEDEEKEQLAKDVAKDWNAVFERSINTLFLTEMVRGLMLTLKYFFERNVTINYPFEKGPLSPRFRGEHALRRYESGEERCIACKLCEAICPAQAITIEAEEREDGSRRTTRYDIDMTKCIYCGFCQEACPVDAIVEGPNFEFATETHEELLYDKEKLLENGDRWETEIAENLRSESLYR